From a region of the Methylomonas rapida genome:
- a CDS encoding chemotaxis protein CheV yields MGGVLDGVDQRTKLAGHNRFELLLFKLGRRQRFGINVFKVQEVIQCPPLTQIPNSHYVIRGVAHLRGKTIPVLDLSMAIGMRPLSSEEGGYVIVTEYNRSIQGFLVASVDRIINIGWEQVKAPPTGAGRESYLTAVTDVDGELIEVIDVEKVMKEVIGGREEAAAETIDQEVSGMNDHVLIVDDSSVARNQIKRVCEQIGLDCTVLKDGLEAWEHLSQLVADGVRIQDRYAMIISDVEMPRMDGYTLATKIKSDPAMRDIYLILHTSLSGVFNTAMVQKVGANEFLAKFDPDSLLTAIQKQLKQHHGFN; encoded by the coding sequence ATGGGTGGAGTCTTAGACGGGGTTGATCAGCGTACCAAGTTGGCCGGCCACAATCGCTTTGAATTATTGCTATTCAAACTCGGCCGCAGGCAACGCTTCGGGATCAACGTTTTTAAAGTGCAGGAAGTGATTCAGTGTCCTCCCTTGACCCAAATTCCCAATTCACACTATGTCATACGCGGTGTGGCCCATTTGCGCGGTAAAACCATTCCAGTGCTGGATTTGTCGATGGCGATTGGCATGCGGCCCTTGTCCAGCGAAGAGGGTGGGTATGTCATTGTGACCGAATATAATCGTTCCATTCAAGGATTCCTGGTGGCGTCGGTCGATCGCATCATCAACATTGGCTGGGAGCAGGTCAAGGCACCGCCCACGGGGGCCGGCAGGGAGAGTTACTTGACTGCTGTGACCGATGTCGATGGCGAATTGATCGAGGTGATCGATGTAGAAAAGGTCATGAAGGAAGTCATCGGTGGACGGGAAGAGGCGGCGGCAGAAACCATCGATCAGGAAGTTTCCGGCATGAATGATCATGTCTTGATCGTGGACGATTCGTCAGTTGCGCGCAATCAAATCAAAAGGGTGTGCGAGCAAATCGGGCTTGATTGCACGGTATTAAAGGACGGCTTGGAAGCCTGGGAACATTTGTCGCAATTGGTTGCGGACGGTGTCAGAATTCAGGATCGCTACGCGATGATCATTTCCGATGTGGAAATGCCGCGCATGGATGGGTACACCTTGGCCACCAAAATCAAATCCGATCCGGCGATGCGCGATATTTACCTGATTTTGCATACTTCGTTGAGCGGTGTATTTAATACCGCCATGGTGCAAAAAGTGGGGGCGAATGAATTTCTGGCAAAGTTTGATCCTGATTCATTACTGACGGCCATCCAGAAACAGCTCAAGCAGCATCATGGCTTTAATTGA
- the flgA gene encoding flagellar basal body P-ring formation chaperone FlgA, whose protein sequence is MKTTNFLCLLLMTSQLSWAASTQSLQLVQDGVNSFVQSSLEPSGQYQISSAQIDDRLQLPECDQDLEFFAQSSEIKPGRNTVGIRCNGTNSWTIYSTVLVKSFKDVLVLAKQLNRGERITPAHLKTERRDIATLQQGYIVNPDDVLDKQATRFTPTGSVLNRMHYSEPTLVKRGERVNIQSGKAGLLISTMGVAMMDGIKGQQISVKNATSQRVIQATVLNPGVVTVNF, encoded by the coding sequence ATGAAAACAACCAACTTCCTCTGTTTATTACTGATGACGAGTCAATTAAGCTGGGCTGCTTCGACCCAGTCCTTGCAGCTCGTTCAAGACGGCGTGAACAGTTTTGTGCAGTCATCGCTGGAACCCAGTGGACAGTATCAGATCAGCAGCGCGCAGATCGACGATCGCTTGCAACTGCCGGAATGCGATCAAGACCTGGAGTTCTTCGCCCAATCGAGCGAGATAAAACCGGGGCGAAACACGGTCGGCATTCGCTGCAACGGCACGAACAGCTGGACCATCTACAGCACGGTATTGGTCAAATCATTCAAGGATGTACTAGTACTGGCCAAACAACTGAACAGGGGCGAGCGTATAACGCCGGCACACCTGAAAACCGAAAGACGGGACATAGCGACCCTGCAACAAGGCTACATCGTCAATCCAGACGACGTACTCGACAAACAAGCCACGCGCTTTACTCCGACAGGCAGCGTGCTCAATCGCATGCATTATTCAGAACCAACCCTGGTAAAACGCGGTGAACGCGTCAATATTCAATCAGGCAAGGCGGGGTTATTGATTAGCACGATGGGAGTGGCCATGATGGATGGCATTAAAGGACAGCAAATCAGTGTAAAAAACGCCACGTCCCAGCGGGTGATTCAGGCAACGGTGCTGAATCCGGGCGTGGTAACCGTCAATTTCTAA